A stretch of Anolis sagrei isolate rAnoSag1 chromosome X, rAnoSag1.mat, whole genome shotgun sequence DNA encodes these proteins:
- the LOC132781132 gene encoding serine protease 57-like, which yields MKTPKRRVLLVLQAGLWFASFAMGSWIIGGQEAKPHSWPFIASIQLNGEHFCGGFLVRRRWVLTAAHCLIPRLPMVRVVLGAHSLKMPEASQQAFSIQESVAHQNYDPVTVRNDIRLLKLNQSVQFNQEVKLVRLPRKNSLLLPGVTCKVAGWGDITNFGTIPSKLMETNVTVIDRGACNASWAGHVYSKMFCASHSSPTLRGFCSGDSGGPLLCGARVHGIVSFNGRRCGDRRRPDVYTQVSKYISWVRHVIKTV from the exons ATGAAAACCCCGAAGAGACGAGTCCTTCTCGTGCTCCAAGCAG GCCTGTGGTTTGCCTCCTTCGCTATGGGGAGCTGGATCATCGGGGGCCAGGAAGCCAAGCCGCATTCATGGCCCTTCATTGCCTCCATCCAACTCAATGGGGAGCACTTCTGTGGCGGATTCTTGGTGCGGCGCCGGTGGGTCCTGACCGCTGCTCACTGCCTCATTCCCCG GTTGCCCATGGTGCGTGTGGTGCTGGGCGCCCACTCTCTCAAGATGCCTGAGGCCTCTCAACAAGCCTTCAGCATCCAGGAATCAGTGGCCCACCAGAACTATGACCCTGTGACAGTCCGGAACGATATCCGCCTACTCAAG TTGAACCAGTCTGTCCAATTCAACCAGGAGGTCAAGCTCGTTCGGCTCCCCCGAAAAAACAGCCTCCTCCTCCCTGGCGTCACCTGCAAAGTGGCTGGTTGGGGGGACATCACAAATTTTGGAACGATTCCCTCCAAGCTGATGGAAACCAACGTGACTGTGATCGACAGGGGCGCCTGCAATGCATCGTGGGCTGGCCATGTCTATAGCAAGATGTTTTGCGCCTCCCACAGCAGTCCAACTCTGCGCGGCTTCTGCTCA gGGGACTCTGGGGGGCCCCTTTTGTGTGGGGCCCGAGTGCATGGCATTGTCTCCTTCAACGGGAGGAGGTGCGGGGACCGCCGGCGCCCCGATGTCTACACTCAGGTCTCCAAGTACATCTCTTGGGTCCGTCATGTCATCAAGACAGTTTGA